One window of the Salvelinus fontinalis isolate EN_2023a chromosome 2, ASM2944872v1, whole genome shotgun sequence genome contains the following:
- the LOC129819891 gene encoding solute carrier family 35 member F2-like isoform X1, translated as MNAEESLTYAGIPQKEMDGSEPAESSDCGHGRSCWTACARLRSYKLKGVFTWRLLKTIAMGQALSMLICGTAVSCQYLAEAGVETPMFQSFLNYVLLLLTYTASLSLRKGDGNILQILKTKWWRYLLMGLTDVEANYTVVKAYQFTTLTSIQLLDCFVIPVLMVLSWFFLKTRYRLVHFVAVAVCLLGVGAMVGADLLAGRDQGSTSDVLLGDGLVLVSAALYAVSNVCQEYTVKNLSRGEFLGMMGLFGTLISGIQLAILETSAVAAIKWNWKIIVLFAAYAFCMYALYSFMPLVIKMTSATAVNLSLLTADLFSLFCGIFLFYFVFSGLYIVSFVVITVGFVMFNAVPTYTPVPESDSAGEEDDGV; from the exons ATGAACGCCGAGGAGAGTTTAACCTATGCAG GGATACCTCAGAAGGAAATGGATGGTTCTGAGCCTGCAGAGAGCTCTGACTGTGGACATGGAAGGAGCTGTTGGACAGCCTGTGCCAGGCTGCGCAGCTACAAGCTGAAGGGCGTCTTCACATG GCGTCTGCTGAAGACCATCGCCATGGGTCAGGCCCTGTCCATGCTGATTTGCGGTACGGCGGTCAGCTGCCAGTACCTAGCGGAAGCGGGTGTGGAGACGCCCATGTTCCAGAGCTTCCTCAACTACGTCCTGCTGCTGCTCACCTACACTGCCTCGCTCAGCCTCAGAAAAG GTGATGGGAATATATTACAgattttaaaaacaaaatggtgGCGGTATTTACTTATGGGACTGACGGACGTGGAGGCAAACTACACAGTGGTGAAGGCATACCAGTTTACAACGTTGACCAGCATACAG CTTCTGGACTGCTTTGTGATCCCGGTGCTGATGGTGCTCTCCTGGTTCTTCCTGAAGACGCGCTATCGCCTGGTGCACTTTGTGGCTGTGGCCGTTTGTCTGCTGGGGGTGGGTGCCATGGTTGGGGCTGACCTACTGGCTGGGAGAGACCAGGGATCCA CCAGTGATGTGTTGCTGGGGGACGGTCTGGTGCTGGTGAGTGCTGCACTGTATGCAGTGTCAAATGTTTGTCAGGAGTACACGGTGAAGAACCTGAGCCGTGGGGAGTTCCTGGGTATGATGGGCCTGTTCGGCACCCTGATCAGCGGCATACAGCT AGCCATATTGGAAACCAGTGCAGTAGCAGCTATTAAATGGAACTGGAAAATTA TTGTACTGTTTGCGGCCTATGCCTTCTGCATGTATGCCCTGTACAGTTTCATGCCCCTGGTAATCAAGATGACCAGTGCCACTGCAGTGAATCTCTCCCTGCTCACCGCTGACCTCTTCAGCCTCTTCTGTGGCATCTTCCTCTTCTACTTTGTT TTCTCAGGCCTGTACATTGTGTCGTTTGTGGTGATCACCGTGGGCTTCGTCATGTTCAACGCTGTGCCCACCTACACGCCCGTTCCCGAGTCGGACTCTGCTGGTGAGGAGGACGACGGAGTTTGA
- the LOC129819891 gene encoding solute carrier family 35 member F2-like isoform X2, translating into MDGSEPAESSDCGHGRSCWTACARLRSYKLKGVFTWRLLKTIAMGQALSMLICGTAVSCQYLAEAGVETPMFQSFLNYVLLLLTYTASLSLRKGDGNILQILKTKWWRYLLMGLTDVEANYTVVKAYQFTTLTSIQLLDCFVIPVLMVLSWFFLKTRYRLVHFVAVAVCLLGVGAMVGADLLAGRDQGSTSDVLLGDGLVLVSAALYAVSNVCQEYTVKNLSRGEFLGMMGLFGTLISGIQLAILETSAVAAIKWNWKIIVLFAAYAFCMYALYSFMPLVIKMTSATAVNLSLLTADLFSLFCGIFLFYFVFSGLYIVSFVVITVGFVMFNAVPTYTPVPESDSAGEEDDGV; encoded by the exons ATGGATGGTTCTGAGCCTGCAGAGAGCTCTGACTGTGGACATGGAAGGAGCTGTTGGACAGCCTGTGCCAGGCTGCGCAGCTACAAGCTGAAGGGCGTCTTCACATG GCGTCTGCTGAAGACCATCGCCATGGGTCAGGCCCTGTCCATGCTGATTTGCGGTACGGCGGTCAGCTGCCAGTACCTAGCGGAAGCGGGTGTGGAGACGCCCATGTTCCAGAGCTTCCTCAACTACGTCCTGCTGCTGCTCACCTACACTGCCTCGCTCAGCCTCAGAAAAG GTGATGGGAATATATTACAgattttaaaaacaaaatggtgGCGGTATTTACTTATGGGACTGACGGACGTGGAGGCAAACTACACAGTGGTGAAGGCATACCAGTTTACAACGTTGACCAGCATACAG CTTCTGGACTGCTTTGTGATCCCGGTGCTGATGGTGCTCTCCTGGTTCTTCCTGAAGACGCGCTATCGCCTGGTGCACTTTGTGGCTGTGGCCGTTTGTCTGCTGGGGGTGGGTGCCATGGTTGGGGCTGACCTACTGGCTGGGAGAGACCAGGGATCCA CCAGTGATGTGTTGCTGGGGGACGGTCTGGTGCTGGTGAGTGCTGCACTGTATGCAGTGTCAAATGTTTGTCAGGAGTACACGGTGAAGAACCTGAGCCGTGGGGAGTTCCTGGGTATGATGGGCCTGTTCGGCACCCTGATCAGCGGCATACAGCT AGCCATATTGGAAACCAGTGCAGTAGCAGCTATTAAATGGAACTGGAAAATTA TTGTACTGTTTGCGGCCTATGCCTTCTGCATGTATGCCCTGTACAGTTTCATGCCCCTGGTAATCAAGATGACCAGTGCCACTGCAGTGAATCTCTCCCTGCTCACCGCTGACCTCTTCAGCCTCTTCTGTGGCATCTTCCTCTTCTACTTTGTT TTCTCAGGCCTGTACATTGTGTCGTTTGTGGTGATCACCGTGGGCTTCGTCATGTTCAACGCTGTGCCCACCTACACGCCCGTTCCCGAGTCGGACTCTGCTGGTGAGGAGGACGACGGAGTTTGA